AAACGCCAGGCTAAATCGTTTTATAAATGCATATGTTCAAGCAAGAGctataaaaaaaagaccCCTTCGCTAACGAAACCGTCACTTTTGGTCAAGCATATTGTGTTCGTTCACCCCTATAAAGACTTTCAGCCTGATATGGGCCATATGGGCCATATGATGTCTACTTCTAGTACTCCTATCGAGAAATCATGGGCAGAATTAATTCTCGAGATTATTTCCAAACTCCCAAATTTGGAGCATATAGAGTTACGCGAAATATCGCCTAATTTTGAGTTCCCAGCATTTCTTATGAACATATTCCCAGCCAAAGTCCTACCTCAAAGGTTGATATCTTTATATATGTCATCTGAAGAAGGATGGAGAGTGGGTATTACTGAATCACAAATATGGCCCTTTGCCAACTTCCAAAAGTTATATCTCCATTCCATGACACTTATCGGCCTAAACCAACTTAAAGAATCAACACCGCCATACTCTGCCCGATCATCTCCTCCAACGTCGCCATTTTCATTCCCAGgtttatcatcatcacccaACAATGCATCAATAGAATCATCCTATTTCTCTTCTCAGTCCCCTGCCAGTACTTCACATAGCATATTCTTGTCACGCTGTAAAGTTCACCAAGGATCGAAACGATTTATGTTTGATCGATATGCTACATCATTATCGATTGATGCTCAATCTCTACAAACTTGTGATTTGAGCACCATGTTCCCCCATCTTGAAGCGCTTAATATTGGCTGTATCGACATGCTACCCCTCTCAGATCAAACTCTATCTCACCTGTATACACTCAATTCGGGGTCACCTCCTTCTCAGTTCTGTCGAAAACAATTTTCTCAATCCGGGAAAGCATCTACATTTGGGAATATCGAGTACCTATTGCAGACGattgcttcttctacttcacTCCAGAACCTTCGAAGCCTATCAATTTTCTTATCATACAAGCTGCTGCCTAATCTTCTCGTAGCTCTTGGGGAAAGAGTGGTTAATAATGAAGCATTAATATCATGCACCATAGTTCTGACCACTAAAACAAGCTTACTCGCCTCTGAAGAGCTATCTCGATTAACTAATGTTATTGAAAGCTCCAGTTCACTAAGGAATTTGATCGAAAACTTTACGATTAAAGACGTTGCTGGCGTCAGTCTCATTAACTAGACGGCTGCATTTTTGCATGTTACcttgattatttatttatagatttTTTTAATCTGCTAATTACTTGTGTTAATCAAAGCATTCCATATACGATCCCAACGAATCCACAAGCTATAGCAGAAGCTAAAAGTGTTAAACTTTGTTTTTTACCCCCGCTATTAGTTGATTCAGTCACTTTAGAAGCTTTTGAGCTCGGGTACACACTGGCTGAAGATTCCGCAAAGCCACCATTCAACTTCTTGTGTTGATCAAGgtgttttctttcttctaCTCTCCTGGCAATATTTGAGGGTAGAGTAGGTTGTGCTACCCCATCACTTACCGTAGCATACTCAATACCTGGATGTGTGGTGTTATTTATAGAATTGGAGGCATCAAACATACCGGCATTAGGAGTTCTGTCTGGGTTTTGGAGTGTCAAGGGTTGGAGAATCTTGATTTCCTTGTTGGTCATCTCCTCACCGTTTGTATTGTAAATACGGTGCATAGTGGCGTTGACCGTGACATGTACAAATGTTCCTCTACGAACCGGCAACCCATGTGCTATCATGTCAACACCAAAGCTACTGGGAATCGGGATTTCCAAGTTGATATTATCATACTCTTCTTTACATATAGTCGGTCTAGAGTTTTCTTGCGGGGTTCGAGGCTCAAAACCATTGACTTGGTTAAACTTTTCTTTGAGAGTAT
The Sugiyamaella lignohabitans strain CBS 10342 chromosome A, complete sequence genome window above contains:
- the GAS4 gene encoding Gas4p (1,3-beta-glucanosyltransferase; involved with Gas2p in spore wall assembly; has similarity to Gas1p; localizes to the cell wall; GO_component: GO:0031225 - anchored component of membrane [Evidence IEA]; GO_component: GO:0009277 - fungal-type cell wall [Evidence IDA] [PMID 10383953]; GO_component: GO:0016021 - integral component of membrane [Evidence ISM] [PMID 12192589]; GO_component: GO:0016020 - membrane [Evidence IEA]; GO_component: GO:0005886 - plasma membrane [Evidence IEA,IEA]; GO_function: GO:0042124 - 1,3-beta-glucanosyltransferase activity [Evidence ISS] [PMID 10769178]; GO_function: GO:0042124 - 1,3-beta-glucanosyltransferase activity [Evidence IDA] [PMID 17397106]; GO_function: GO:0016740 - transferase activity [Evidence IEA]; GO_process: GO:0030476 - ascospore wall assembly [Evidence IGI,IMP] [PMID 17189486]; GO_process: GO:0005975 - carbohydrate metabolic process [Evidence IEA]), encoding MYISNHSPRKIPVGYSAADDLRFRISLAHYLECGDEFTSADFYGVNSYQWCGHQSFTSSGYDSLVADYKDYSLPIFLSEYGCNAVYPRLFQEVLALYTPEMTEVFSGGLVYEFTQEPNNYGLVELDQSGNAYTIGEFDTLKEKFNQVNGFEPRTPQENSRPTICKEEYDNINLEIPIPSSFGVDMIAHGLPVRRGTFVHVTVNATMHRIYNTNGEEMTNKEIKILQPLTLQNPDRTPNAGMFDASNSINNTTHPGIEYATVSDGVAQPTLPSNIARRVEERKHLDQHKKLNGGFAESSASVYPSSKASKVTESTNSGGKKQSLTLLASAIACGFVGIVYGML